Part of the Thermococcus sp. genome is shown below.
TTTAACGGCCGCATTCGGGGGGAACCTGAGCATTAGGGTTGGTAACCTCGTGTTTATCAAGGCAACCGGAGTTGTTATGGACGAGATGAGCGAGGAGCAGGTGGCCGTTATAGACCTGAACGGAAACCGGCTCTCAGGGGTTAGACCCTCCTCCGAATACAGGCTTCACCTGGCCGTGTATAAAGCGAGGCCCGACGTGAAAGCGATAGCCCACCTTCATCCGCCCTATTCGATTGTTGCATCAACTCTCCTTGAAGGCGAACTGCCAATCATAACCCCTGAGGCAGAGCTCTACCTCGGCAGAATCCCGATAGCCCCCTTCCGGCCTGCAGGGACGGAGGAGCTGGCAGAGGTTACGGCGGAAGCTTTGAGAAACGAGGATGCCGTTCTGATGGCCAGGCACGGCATAGTCACCGTTGGAAAAAGCTTGAGGGAGGCATTTTATAAGGCGGAACTCGTCGAGGAGAGTG
Proteins encoded:
- a CDS encoding aldolase; the encoded protein is MTRVAKRQLVRYSRKAHERGLTAAFGGNLSIRVGNLVFIKATGVVMDEMSEEQVAVIDLNGNRLSGVRPSSEYRLHLAVYKARPDVKAIAHLHPPYSIVASTLLEGELPIITPEAELYLGRIPIAPFRPAGTEELAEVTAEALRNEDAVLMARHGIVTVGKSLREAFYKAELVEESAKLWYLSRK